One part of the Chitinivibrionales bacterium genome encodes these proteins:
- a CDS encoding right-handed parallel beta-helix repeat-containing protein — protein MNRYLLVSLLTLVCVFSSVDARTLLVGPARSYKTPCDASGALQDGDTVMIDTGTYLDQACIWAASNTVIRGVSEFAHLKPPAVIPNGKAVLVISGNNTTVENIEFSNATVPDQNGAGIRQEGSNVTIRHCYFHDNEDGILGGSGNVVIEYSEFYHNGFGDGYSHNMYISACDTFTLRFSFTHASNEGHTIKSRAFRNYILYNRIASEDDSTSYEINLPNAGTSFIIGNVIEQGPKSNNSAILDYGSEGLSGHDTALYVVDNTFVNDKHSGTFISISNTQNKPKVCNNLFVGGGTVCNRQMDSAANIVTNAPAFVDSAHYNYHLTALSPGIDKGADPGSVAGFSLTPVSQYVYNCSGEPRTVIGSAIDVGAFEYGSSGTLNRVPVYSAQRNGKFYRIGTDPKFDVLGRSLPEVKIAGQGAAEKIGVVEVKK, from the coding sequence ATGAACCGGTATTTGCTCGTCTCGCTCCTGACGCTTGTTTGTGTATTCTCATCAGTTGACGCCCGCACCCTCCTCGTCGGCCCCGCCCGCTCCTACAAAACGCCGTGCGACGCGTCAGGCGCTTTACAGGACGGCGACACGGTCATGATCGACACCGGAACCTACCTTGACCAGGCGTGCATCTGGGCCGCGAGCAACACGGTGATCCGCGGCGTTTCTGAATTCGCGCACCTCAAGCCCCCGGCGGTGATCCCGAACGGAAAGGCCGTCCTTGTCATAAGCGGAAACAATACGACGGTTGAGAACATCGAGTTCTCGAACGCGACCGTCCCTGACCAGAACGGCGCCGGCATACGCCAGGAGGGCAGTAATGTGACCATCCGCCATTGCTATTTCCACGACAACGAAGACGGCATCCTCGGCGGCAGCGGCAACGTGGTCATCGAATACTCCGAATTCTATCACAACGGCTTTGGCGACGGGTACAGCCACAACATGTACATCTCGGCCTGCGACACCTTTACGCTGCGCTTCAGTTTCACGCACGCATCGAACGAAGGACACACCATAAAGAGCAGGGCGTTCCGCAATTACATCCTTTACAACCGGATAGCCTCCGAAGACGACTCGACGAGCTACGAAATAAATCTCCCAAACGCCGGAACATCGTTTATCATAGGCAACGTGATCGAGCAGGGGCCGAAATCAAACAACTCGGCGATACTGGACTACGGCTCGGAAGGCCTTTCCGGACACGACACGGCCCTTTACGTTGTCGACAACACCTTCGTCAACGACAAGCATTCAGGCACATTCATCTCTATTTCCAATACGCAGAACAAGCCGAAAGTCTGCAACAATCTTTTTGTCGGCGGCGGCACGGTGTGCAACCGGCAGATGGATTCAGCCGCGAACATCGTCACCAACGCGCCGGCCTTCGTCGACAGCGCGCATTACAATTACCACCTCACCGCCTTGTCGCCGGGGATCGACAAGGGCGCCGACCCGGGATCGGTGGCCGGATTCTCCCTTACGCCGGTGTCTCAATATGTTTACAACTGCTCAGGCGAGCCGCGAACCGTAATTGGCAGCGCGATCGACGTGGGCGCGTTTGAGTACGGGAGCTCGGGCACGCTGAACAGGGTCCCGGTGTATTCGGCGCAGAGGAACGGGAAATTTTACAGGATCGGGACTGATCCGAAGTTTGATGTGTTGGGGAGGAGTTTACCGGAAGTAAAGATTGCGGGACAAGGGGCGGCGGAGAAGATCGGGGTGGTTGAGGTAAAAAAATAA